In a single window of the Silvimonas iriomotensis genome:
- the glgP gene encoding glycogen/starch/alpha-glucan family phosphorylase yields the protein MTVTFVHDSPNTDVASLKRSIANKLVFAIGKDPISAQPRDWLNASFLAVRDRLIERWMRTTRAQYSQDVKRVYYLSMEFLIGRALTNALLALGLYDEVRGALDELGMDYNELVELEPDAALGNGGLGRLAACFLDSMATLGLPGYGYGIRYDYGMFKQRIIDGNQIEAPDYWLANGYPWEFERFEVQYLVRFGGHLQLEGSRTRWLQTQDVFAVAHDQIIPGYDTTATNTLRLWSARSSNEINLSKFNQGDYFAAVEEKNLSENVSRVLYPDDSTYSGKELRLRQEYFFTSASLQDIIRRYRQTHENFTRFAEKTSIHLNDTHPVLAIPELMRILIDDFEIKWDDAWATTQKVFSYTNHTLMQEALETWPVELMNRVLPRHMKLIFEINERFLDDTREQHKDDVDLIRRISLIDESGERRVRMAWLAVVASHKINGVSQLHSDLMVQSIFADFAKLFPDRFCNMTNGITPRRWLAQANPALAGVIDHYIGKTWRGNLDELAELKQHMDFPAFIDAVAEAKFANKQRLAQHIARKMGGVVDPHALFDVQVKRIHEYKRQLLNVLHVITRYNRIIKHPEKDWQPRVVIFAGKAASAYKMAKLVIKLINDVGRKINNDPAIGDKLKVVFIPNYGVSLAELIIPAADLSEQISLAGTEASGTGNMKFALNGALTMGTLDGANVEMRDHVGPDNIFIFGNTTEQVEALRKKGYNPREFYDHDAELHEVLNLLASGHFSPDDPERYRMVFDVLVNWGDHYQLLADYRSYVDAQDKVDALYRNKAAWQRAAVMNIAGMGYFSSDRTIREYAEQIWNVQPVKL from the coding sequence ATGACCGTCACGTTCGTTCATGATTCCCCGAACACCGACGTAGCCTCGCTCAAACGCTCCATCGCCAACAAGCTGGTATTCGCGATCGGTAAAGACCCGATCAGCGCCCAGCCGCGCGACTGGCTCAATGCTTCGTTCCTGGCCGTGCGCGACCGGCTGATCGAGCGCTGGATGCGCACCACGCGCGCCCAGTACTCGCAAGACGTCAAACGCGTGTACTACCTCTCCATGGAGTTCCTGATCGGCCGTGCGCTGACCAATGCCTTGCTCGCGCTGGGGCTGTATGACGAGGTCCGTGGCGCGCTTGATGAACTGGGCATGGATTACAACGAACTGGTAGAACTGGAACCCGATGCCGCGCTGGGCAACGGCGGCCTGGGGCGCCTCGCCGCGTGTTTCCTCGACTCGATGGCCACGCTGGGCCTGCCGGGTTACGGCTATGGCATCCGTTACGACTACGGCATGTTCAAGCAGCGCATCATTGACGGCAACCAGATCGAAGCGCCGGACTACTGGCTGGCCAATGGCTACCCGTGGGAGTTCGAACGCTTTGAAGTGCAATACCTGGTGCGCTTTGGCGGTCATCTGCAACTGGAAGGCAGCCGCACGCGCTGGCTGCAAACGCAAGATGTCTTCGCCGTCGCCCATGACCAGATCATCCCCGGCTACGACACCACCGCCACCAACACGCTGCGGCTGTGGTCGGCCCGCTCGTCCAATGAGATCAACCTCTCCAAGTTCAACCAGGGCGATTACTTTGCCGCCGTGGAAGAAAAGAACTTGTCCGAGAACGTCTCACGCGTGCTCTACCCGGATGACTCCACCTACAGCGGCAAGGAACTGCGTCTGCGCCAGGAGTATTTCTTTACCAGCGCCAGCCTGCAGGACATCATCCGCCGCTATCGGCAAACCCATGAGAACTTCACGCGCTTTGCCGAGAAAACGTCGATCCACCTGAACGATACGCACCCGGTGCTGGCGATTCCGGAACTGATGCGCATCCTGATTGATGATTTTGAAATCAAATGGGACGACGCCTGGGCCACCACCCAGAAAGTGTTCAGTTACACCAACCACACGCTGATGCAAGAAGCGCTGGAAACGTGGCCGGTTGAGCTGATGAACCGCGTGTTGCCGCGCCACATGAAGCTGATTTTTGAAATCAACGAACGCTTCCTGGATGACACGCGTGAGCAGCATAAAGACGACGTGGACCTGATCCGCCGCATCTCGCTGATTGATGAATCCGGTGAGCGCCGCGTGCGCATGGCCTGGCTGGCGGTTGTGGCCAGCCACAAGATCAATGGCGTATCGCAACTGCACTCAGACCTGATGGTGCAGTCGATCTTTGCCGATTTCGCCAAACTCTTCCCCGACCGCTTTTGCAATATGACCAACGGCATTACGCCGCGCCGCTGGCTGGCCCAGGCCAATCCGGCGCTGGCCGGGGTGATTGATCACTACATTGGCAAAACCTGGCGCGGCAATCTGGATGAACTGGCCGAACTCAAGCAACACATGGATTTCCCGGCGTTCATCGACGCCGTGGCCGAGGCCAAGTTTGCCAACAAGCAGCGCCTGGCCCAGCACATCGCCCGCAAGATGGGGGGCGTGGTCGATCCGCATGCGCTGTTTGATGTGCAGGTCAAACGCATTCACGAATACAAGCGCCAGCTCCTGAATGTGCTGCACGTGATCACGCGTTACAACCGCATCATCAAGCACCCGGAAAAAGACTGGCAGCCGCGCGTGGTGATCTTCGCCGGCAAGGCAGCCTCGGCCTACAAGATGGCCAAGCTTGTCATCAAACTGATCAACGACGTGGGCCGCAAGATCAACAACGACCCCGCCATTGGCGACAAGCTCAAGGTGGTGTTCATCCCCAACTACGGCGTAAGCCTGGCGGAGCTGATCATCCCGGCGGCCGATCTGTCCGAGCAGATTTCACTGGCAGGGACCGAAGCCTCCGGCACCGGCAACATGAAGTTTGCGCTCAACGGTGCGCTGACCATGGGCACTCTGGATGGCGCCAATGTCGAGATGCGAGACCATGTCGGCCCGGACAACATTTTTATCTTCGGCAACACCACCGAACAGGTCGAAGCACTGCGCAAGAAGGGTTACAACCCGCGTGAGTTCTACGACCACGACGCAGAACTGCATGAGGTCCTCAACCTGCTGGCGTCCGGCCATTTCAGCCCGGATGATCCGGAACGCTACCGCATGGTGTTCGACGTGCTGGTCAACTGGGGCGACCATTACCAGTTGCTGGCCGATTACCGCTCTTATGTGGATGCCCAGGACAAGGTGGACGCCCTTTATCGCAACAAGGCCGCCTGGCAGCGCGCGGCGGTGATGAATATCGCCGGCATGGGGTATTTCTCGTCCGATCGCACCATCCGCGAGTACGCCGAACAAATCTGGAACGTGCAACCGGTCAAACTTTGA
- a CDS encoding alpha-D-glucose phosphate-specific phosphoglucomutase, which yields MSTQTISTQPIAGQKPGTSGLRKKVGVFQAPHYLENFVQSIFDALGNVKGKTLALGGDGRYHNREAVQVILKMAAANGVGKVMVGQGGILSTPGTSCVIRKHKLSGGIILSASHNPGGPDGDFGIKYNIDNGGPAPEKVTDAIYARSGTITQYLISDAPDYDIDTVGSGTLDGMTVEVIDPVADYAELMQQLFDFAAIKQWLDAGHRIRYDALSAVGGPYGKHIFEGLLGTPAGSVVNGEPLEDFGGHHPDPNPVYATDLIEHLDAANAPDLGAASDGDADRNMIVGHKLVVTPSDSLAIIAAHATVAPGYRQGISGIARSMPTSQAADVVAKALGVPCFETPTGWKFFGNLLDAGKATLCGEESYGTGSNHIREKDGIWAILFWLNILAATGKSVNQIVTEHWAQYGRHFYSRHDYEGIDTDAANKLMDELRARLPQLAGTQLAHRKVKLADDFAYHDPVDGSTTQKQGVRIIFEDGARLIYRLSGTGTEGATLRVYLESYEADAARHATPTQEALADLITTSRDLARIAPLTGRTEPTVVT from the coding sequence ATGAGTACGCAAACCATCTCCACCCAGCCCATTGCCGGCCAGAAGCCTGGCACTTCCGGCTTGCGCAAGAAAGTCGGCGTGTTCCAGGCGCCGCATTACCTGGAAAACTTCGTCCAGTCGATTTTTGACGCGCTGGGCAATGTGAAAGGCAAAACCCTGGCACTGGGTGGCGACGGCCGCTACCACAATCGCGAAGCCGTGCAGGTCATCCTGAAAATGGCCGCCGCCAACGGTGTGGGCAAGGTCATGGTCGGCCAGGGCGGCATTTTGTCGACCCCGGGCACCAGCTGCGTTATCCGCAAGCACAAGCTCTCTGGCGGCATCATCCTGTCTGCCTCGCACAACCCGGGCGGCCCGGATGGCGATTTCGGCATCAAGTACAACATTGATAACGGCGGCCCGGCCCCGGAGAAAGTGACCGATGCCATTTACGCCAGGTCCGGCACCATCACGCAGTACCTGATTTCCGATGCGCCTGATTACGACATCGACACTGTTGGCAGTGGCACGCTGGACGGCATGACGGTCGAAGTCATCGACCCCGTGGCCGACTACGCCGAACTGATGCAGCAACTGTTCGACTTTGCCGCCATCAAGCAATGGCTGGATGCCGGCCACCGTATCCGTTACGACGCACTTTCTGCCGTCGGCGGCCCGTACGGCAAACACATTTTTGAAGGTCTGCTGGGCACGCCGGCTGGCTCGGTCGTCAATGGCGAACCGCTGGAAGACTTCGGCGGCCATCACCCGGACCCGAACCCGGTCTATGCCACGGACCTGATCGAACACCTTGATGCCGCCAACGCGCCAGACCTGGGCGCCGCCTCTGACGGCGATGCCGACCGCAACATGATCGTCGGCCACAAACTGGTGGTCACCCCGTCCGACAGCCTGGCGATCATCGCCGCACATGCCACGGTGGCACCGGGCTACCGGCAAGGCATCAGCGGCATTGCGCGCTCCATGCCGACTTCGCAAGCGGCCGACGTGGTGGCCAAGGCGCTGGGCGTGCCGTGCTTTGAAACGCCGACCGGCTGGAAATTCTTCGGCAACCTGCTTGATGCCGGCAAGGCCACGCTGTGCGGCGAAGAAAGCTACGGCACGGGCTCCAACCATATCCGCGAGAAAGACGGCATCTGGGCCATCCTGTTCTGGCTCAACATTCTGGCGGCCACCGGCAAGAGCGTGAACCAGATTGTCACCGAGCACTGGGCACAATACGGCCGCCATTTTTACTCGCGCCACGACTACGAAGGCATTGATACCGACGCCGCCAACAAGCTCATGGATGAACTGCGCGCCAGGCTGCCGCAACTGGCCGGCACGCAACTGGCACACCGCAAGGTCAAACTGGCAGATGACTTTGCCTACCATGATCCGGTCGACGGTTCGACCACGCAAAAGCAAGGTGTGCGCATCATTTTTGAAGATGGCGCCCGCCTGATCTACCGCTTGTCCGGCACCGGTACGGAAGGCGCGACATTGCGGGTCTATCTTGAAAGTTACGAGGCCGATGCGGCACGCCACGCCACGCCGACCCAGGAGGCGCTGGCAGACCTGATCACCACCTCGCGTGATCTGGCCCGCATTGCACCACTTACCGGCCGGACTGAACCCACAGTCGTGACCTGA
- the glgA gene encoding glycogen synthase GlgA, whose translation MQVLHVCSELFPLLKTGGLADVTGALPPALKQLGADTRVLVPGFPAIRAGIEEAGEVAAIDTFAGHVRVIFGRVPENGLELYVIDAPGLYDRSGNPYLDPHQEPYGDNHLRFALLAWVAAELASGLDAYWRPQIVHGHDWHAGLVPAYLAARGRPAKSVFTVHNLAYQGVFPAWQFGELRLPGHFFGMHGLEFHGQMSFLKAGLFYADHITTVSPTYAREITTPEQGCGLDGLLRDRAGALTGILNGVDDAIWNPAADALIPANYTADKPQNKTRNKLALQEHTSLQSDADAPLFVVVSRLTEQKGLHLVLDLLPELVASGAQFALLGSGDQGLEHAFATAALRDPGQVAVQIGYDEAQSHRLMAAADVVLVPSRFEPCGLTQLYGLKYGALPLVRRVGGLADTVVDSSLENMADEQATGFVFDEFSAHGMRQALRRALALWGRPKDWKAVRQVAMKQDFGWDAAARSYFTLYEQLLA comes from the coding sequence ATGCAAGTGCTGCACGTATGTTCCGAACTGTTTCCGCTGCTCAAGACGGGGGGGCTGGCCGATGTCACCGGCGCCCTGCCGCCCGCGCTCAAACAACTGGGTGCGGATACGCGCGTGCTGGTGCCGGGTTTTCCGGCTATTCGCGCCGGGATTGAAGAAGCCGGCGAAGTGGCGGCAATCGATACCTTTGCCGGCCATGTCCGGGTGATCTTTGGTCGTGTGCCGGAAAACGGGCTTGAACTGTATGTGATCGACGCCCCGGGTTTGTATGACCGCAGCGGCAATCCGTATCTGGACCCGCATCAGGAACCCTACGGCGACAATCATCTGCGCTTTGCGCTGCTGGCCTGGGTGGCGGCAGAACTGGCCAGCGGGCTGGATGCTTACTGGCGGCCGCAGATCGTGCACGGGCATGACTGGCATGCCGGTCTGGTCCCGGCGTATCTGGCTGCGCGCGGGCGACCGGCCAAGTCGGTGTTCACGGTCCACAACCTGGCTTATCAGGGCGTGTTCCCGGCCTGGCAATTTGGCGAGTTGCGCCTGCCCGGCCATTTTTTTGGCATGCATGGCCTGGAGTTCCACGGCCAGATGTCCTTCCTCAAAGCCGGCCTGTTTTACGCCGACCACATCACCACCGTCAGCCCGACCTACGCGCGCGAGATCACGACGCCGGAACAAGGTTGCGGGCTGGATGGTCTGTTACGGGATCGTGCCGGCGCGCTGACCGGGATTCTGAACGGCGTGGACGATGCCATCTGGAACCCGGCGGCCGATGCGCTGATCCCGGCCAATTACACGGCGGACAAACCGCAGAACAAGACGCGCAACAAGCTGGCCTTGCAAGAGCACACCTCGTTGCAGTCAGACGCTGATGCGCCGCTGTTTGTGGTGGTCAGCCGCCTGACCGAGCAAAAAGGCCTGCACCTGGTACTGGATTTGCTTCCGGAACTGGTAGCGTCCGGCGCGCAGTTTGCCTTGCTGGGCAGTGGCGATCAGGGGCTGGAACACGCCTTTGCCACCGCTGCCTTGCGTGATCCGGGCCAGGTGGCCGTGCAGATAGGTTATGACGAGGCCCAGTCCCACCGCCTGATGGCGGCGGCCGACGTGGTGCTGGTGCCCAGCCGGTTCGAGCCCTGCGGTCTGACGCAGTTGTACGGGCTCAAATATGGTGCATTACCGCTGGTTCGCCGCGTGGGCGGGCTGGCTGATACGGTGGTCGATAGCTCGCTGGAAAACATGGCAGACGAGCAAGCCACCGGGTTTGTGTTCGACGAGTTCTCAGCGCACGGCATGCGACAAGCCCTGCGCCGGGCGCTGGCGTTGTGGGGGCGCCCCAAAGACTGGAAGGCGGTGCGGCAAGTGGCCATGAAACAGGATTTTGGCTGGGATGCCGCCGCCCGTTCGTATTTCACGCTTTATGAACAATTGCTGGCCTGA
- a CDS encoding NUDIX domain-containing protein, with the protein MKDDQHLIETGIASERVFDGALLHINRDTVRLPDDSTATREYIQHPGAVMVIPVMDDGRLLMERQFRYPFKRVFLEFPAGKLDPNEDPLTCGKRELLEETGYTARHWRKLGVLHPIISYTSEEIHIFLAHGLEAGKAQLDEGEFLELVIKDQAELIAGIVDGSVTDGKTVAGMFWLEQLAKTGDLPGQPR; encoded by the coding sequence ATGAAAGACGACCAGCATCTGATCGAAACCGGCATTGCCAGCGAACGCGTATTTGATGGCGCGTTGCTGCATATCAACCGCGACACCGTGCGCCTGCCCGATGACAGTACCGCCACGCGTGAGTACATCCAGCATCCTGGCGCAGTGATGGTGATCCCGGTCATGGATGACGGCCGCCTGCTGATGGAGCGGCAGTTCCGCTACCCGTTCAAGCGCGTGTTCCTGGAGTTTCCGGCCGGCAAGCTGGACCCCAACGAAGACCCGTTGACCTGCGGCAAGCGCGAACTGCTGGAAGAAACCGGCTATACCGCGCGTCACTGGCGCAAGCTGGGCGTGCTGCACCCGATCATCAGCTACACCTCGGAAGAAATTCACATCTTCCTGGCGCATGGCCTTGAGGCTGGCAAGGCCCAACTGGATGAAGGCGAGTTTCTGGAACTGGTCATCAAGGACCAGGCCGAACTGATTGCCGGCATTGTGGATGGCAGTGTGACCGACGGCAAAACCGTCGCGGGCATGTTCTGGCTGGAGCAACTGGCAAAAACCGGCGACCTGCCGGGCCAGCCGCGCTAA
- the glgC gene encoding glucose-1-phosphate adenylyltransferase has translation MQYPIMDKITLARQLPNKSVALVLAGGRGSRLKALTDRRAKPAVHFGGKFRIIDFALSNCLNSGIRRIGVITQYKSHSLLRHLQRGWSFLRNEMNEFVDLLPAQQRIDEEHWYRGTADAVYQNMDIIRGYRPEYVVILAGDHIYKMDYSRMLLDHVEQGGECTVACIEVPRAEATAFGVIHMDEYRRIIDFVEKPADPPPMPGKPESALASMGIYIFNAAYLNQILEEDIQDDKSSHDFGKDLIPKAVSQGKAFAHPFELSCVSTDPESPPYWRDVGTVDAYWKANLDLASVTPELDVYDRDWPIWSHQEQLPPAKFVQDRNGSHGMTLNSLVSGGCIVSGSLVINSVLFSRVRVHSFCTIDSAVILPDVVVGRSSRLRRCVIDRACVIPDGLVVGENAEEDAKRFYRSDDGVLLITREMLAKL, from the coding sequence ATGCAATATCCGATCATGGACAAGATTACGCTGGCCCGGCAATTACCGAACAAATCGGTCGCGCTGGTGCTGGCGGGTGGTCGTGGTTCCCGTCTGAAAGCCCTGACGGATCGCCGGGCCAAACCGGCGGTCCACTTTGGTGGCAAGTTCCGCATTATCGACTTTGCCCTTTCCAACTGTTTGAACTCGGGCATCCGCCGCATCGGCGTGATCACGCAGTACAAGTCGCACAGCCTGCTGCGCCATCTGCAGCGCGGCTGGTCGTTCTTGCGCAACGAGATGAACGAGTTCGTTGACCTCTTGCCCGCGCAGCAGCGTATTGATGAAGAACACTGGTATCGCGGCACGGCAGATGCCGTGTACCAGAACATGGACATCATCCGCGGCTACCGGCCTGAATATGTGGTGATCCTGGCCGGGGATCACATCTACAAGATGGATTACTCGCGCATGTTGCTTGATCACGTCGAGCAAGGCGGCGAGTGCACGGTGGCCTGCATTGAAGTGCCGCGCGCCGAGGCCACCGCCTTTGGCGTGATCCACATGGACGAATACCGCCGCATCATCGACTTTGTGGAAAAACCGGCGGACCCGCCCCCCATGCCGGGCAAGCCGGAATCCGCGCTGGCCTCGATGGGGATCTACATTTTCAACGCGGCCTATCTGAACCAGATTCTGGAAGAAGACATCCAGGACGATAAATCCAGTCACGATTTCGGCAAGGACCTCATCCCCAAAGCCGTTTCCCAGGGCAAAGCCTTCGCCCACCCGTTTGAACTCTCTTGCGTCTCGACCGACCCCGAATCCCCACCCTACTGGCGCGACGTCGGTACGGTAGACGCGTACTGGAAAGCCAACCTGGACCTCGCCTCCGTCACGCCGGAGCTGGATGTTTACGACCGCGACTGGCCGATCTGGAGCCATCAGGAACAACTGCCACCAGCCAAGTTTGTCCAGGACCGCAACGGCAGCCACGGCATGACGCTGAACTCGCTGGTGTCCGGCGGTTGCATTGTGTCCGGCTCGCTGGTGATCAACTCCGTACTGTTCTCCCGCGTGCGGGTGCATTCGTTCTGCACCATCGACTCTGCGGTGATCCTGCCTGACGTGGTCGTCGGCCGCTCCAGCCGCTTGCGCCGCTGCGTGATTGACCGCGCGTGCGTGATTCCGGACGGGCTGGTGGTTGGCGAAAACGCCGAGGAAGACGCCAAGCGGTTTTATCGCAGCGATGACGGCGTACTGCTGATCACCCGAGAGATGCTGGCGAAGCTTTGA